Sequence from the Streptomyces mobaraensis NBRC 13819 = DSM 40847 genome:
TGGACGTCCTCAGGCTGCGCTCGATCCTGTGACCCCGGCCCCGGCGGCCACCACGGCTTCCGGCGCGGCCGCCTCCTTCCGACCCCGCCGCGCCTGCCGCGCGGCCGGTACGACGAGCGGCGTCCCGGTCTGCGGATCGTCGATGATCTGGCAGCTCAGCCCGAACACCTCGGCCACCAGCTCGGACGTGACGATGTCGTTGGGCGCGCCCTCCGCGACGACCTTCCCGCCGCGCATGGCGATCAGGTGGGTCGCGTAGCGGGCGGCGTGGTTGAGGTCGTGCAGGACGGCGACGAGCGTCCGGCCCTGCTCCTCGTGCAGCTCGGCGCAGAGGTCGAGGACCTCGATCTGGTGCTGGATGTCGAGGTAGGTGGTGGGCTCGTCGAGCAGCAGCAGCGGGGTCCGCTGGGCGAGGGCCATGGCGATCCAGACGCGCTGCCGCTGCCCGCCGGAGAGCTCGTCGACGTGCCGGTCGGCGAGTTCGGCGACCCGGGTGGCCTCCATCGACTCCTGGACGATCAGCTCGTCCTCGGGCGACCACTGCCGCAGCAGCCCCTGGTGCGGGTACCGGCCGCGGGCGACGAGGTCGGCGACGGTGATGCCGTCCGGCGCCACGGACGACTGCGGCAGCAGGCCGAGCGTCCGGGCCACCTTCTTGGCCGGGTACGAGCCGATGGCCTGCCCGTCCAGGAGCACGGACCCGGTCGTCGGCTTGAGCATCCGGGAGAGGGCGCGCAGCAGCGTGGACTTGCCGCAGGCGTTGGGGCCGACGATGACGGTGAAGGAGTTGTCGGGGATCGCGACGGAGAGGTCTTCCGCGATGACCCGCCGGTCGTAGGCGAGGGTGACGGATTCGGCCTGCAGTCGGCTCATGGTGTGGTCTCCTTGTCCGTACGTGATCGTGTGCGCCGTTTCGCGTGCCCGAGAGCCCGTCCCGGGAGCGCCGTTTGCGCGTCCCCGAGCGCCATAAGCCCGCCCGCGCGCGTCCCCTCGTGCCCACAGGACCCGGCGCCCCGGCGGTCCCGCCCCCGCGGGCCGGCCGCCGTCATCCCCGCCCCGCCCGGCGTTCCGTGTGGAGCAGCCACAGCAGGTAGCAGCCGCCGAGCATGCCGGTGAGGACGCCGACAGGCAGCCGGTCGGCGCCGAAGAGGTGCTGCGAGGCCCAGTCGGCGGTGACGAGCAGGGTCGCGCCGGTGCAGGCGGCGGCGGTGAGGCAGGGGCCCGGGGAGCCGGTGAGGCGGCGGGCGACCTGCGGGGCGGAGAGGGCGACGAAGGCGATGGGCCCGGCGGCGGCCGTGGCGGCGGCGGTCAGCAGCACGGCCGCGGTCAGCGACACCAGCCGCGTCCGCTCGACCCGCACCCCGAGCGCGTACGCCGTGTCGTCGCCCATCTCCAGCATGCGCAGGTCGCGGCCCTGGCTCAGGACGACGGGGACGAGGACGGCGCAGACCGTGAGCAGCGGCCACACCTGGTTCCAGTCGCGCCCGTTGAGGGAGCCGACCATCCAGGTGGTGGCCCGCGTCGCGTCGTTGAGGTCCGCCTGTGTCAGCAGGTACCCGATGACGGACGTGAGAATGGCGGTCATGGCGATGCCGATGAGCACGAACCGCTGCCCGTGCACGCCCTTTTGCCACGCGAGCAGGTAGATGGCCGCACCGGCGAGCAGCCCGCCGGCCAGCGCGCCGCCGGAGACGGCGGTGGGCGTGCCCTGGAACAGCACGATGACCGACAGCGCCCCGACGGTCGCCCCCTGCGCGATGCCGAGCACGTCCGGGCTGCCCAGCGGGTTGCGGGAGACGGACTGGAAGACCGCGCCGGCCAGCGCCAGCGCCGCGCCGACGAGCAGGGCGACCAGGACGCGGGGCAGCCGCAGGTCGTGGACGATGAACTCCTGCGCGGGCGTGCCGCCGCCGGTCAGCGTGCGGACGACCTCGCCGGGCGCCAGCGGGTAGTCGCCCGTGCCGATGAGGGCGACGGACGCGGCCAGCGCGGCGGCGGCCAGGAGCAGCACGGCGAGCACCGCGCGGGGCGCGACCCGCACGGACAGCCCGCCGGGGGTGCGGACGACGTTCATGGCCCTTCTCGCTTCTCCGGGGACGTCCCGGCGGCGGGCGCTCACAGCCCGGCCGTCCGTCGGCGCCGGATGAGGCGGATGAACAGCGGGCCGCCGACGAGCGCGGTGACGATGCCGACCTGGAGCTCGGAGGGGCGGGCGACGACGCGGCCCAGGATGTCCGTGCCGAGCAGCAGGGCGGGCGCGAGGAGCGCCGCGTAGGGCAGCACCCAGCGCAGGTCGGGCCCGGTGAACGAGCGGACCATGTGGGGCACCATCAGCCCGACGAAGACGATGGGTCCGCAGGCGGCCGTCGCCGCGCCGCACAGCAGGGTGACGGCGGCGAGACCGAGGACCCGGGTGACGGCGGGCCGGGTGCCGAGCGCCCGGGCCTGGTCGTCGCCGAGGGCCATGGCGTTGAGCGGCCGGGCCAGCGCGAGGGCGAGCGCGACGCCCGCGGTGATGAACGGCGCGACCTGCCCGACCAGCGTCGCGTTGGCGGACGCCAGCGAGCCGACGGTCCAGAACCGCATCCGGTCGAGCGCGGCCGAGTCGGTCAGTTCCACCGCGTACACATAGCCGTTGAGGACGGCGGTGACGGCGGTGCCCGCGAGCGCCAGCCGGACCGGCGTGGCGCTCCGGCTGCCGCCCAGCACATGGACGACGACGGAGACGACGGCCGCGCCGAGGAACGCGAACCACACATAGCCGGTGAGCGAGGTGACGCCGAGGAAGCTGATGCCGGACACGACGGCCGCGGCGGCCCCCGAGCTGATGCCGAACAGCCCCGGATCGGCGAGGGGGTTGCGGGTCAGCGCCTGCATGACGGCCCCCGCGAGACCGAGCGCGGCCCCGGTGAGGATGCCGAGGAGGGTGCGCGGGACCCGCAGGTCCCGGACGACGACGTCGGTCTCGCTCCCCGTGTAGTGGAAGAGTCCGTGCCAGACCTGGTCCAGGGGAACCTGTTTGGCGCCGACGGCGACCGACGCCATGGCGACGGCGAGCAGGAGGCCCGCGGCGACCGGCAGCCCGAGGGCGCGTACGGCGTTGCGGCGGGGCACTGCCTCGGGGGAGGTGCCCGGTGGTACGTGGGGTGAGACGACGTCCAACACGCGGTTAGGTTAGCCTACCCTCAACATCGCCATCGTCCCTGACCGAGAGAAGCACCAACCCCATGAGCACCACCCGCACCACCGTACTGTCCCGACGCGGCCTCCTCGCGGCCGGTGGCGCCCTCGGCCTGGGCGCCCTGCTCACGGCGTGCGGCAGCGGCGGCTCCTCCGGTTCCGGCTCGGACGACGGCGCGGGCAAGAGCGGCCCCTGGACCTTCAAGGACGACCGCGGCACCACGGTGAAGACGGGCAGCACCCCCAAGCGCATCGTCGCCTTCACCGGCACGGCCGCCGCCCTCCACGACTTCGGCGTCGAGTGCGTCGGCGTCTTCGGCCCGACCACCCTCAAGAACGGCAAGCCCGACCCGCAGGCCGGCGACCTCGACGTCGCCAAGCTGAAGGTCCTCGGCAACACCTGGGGCGAGTTCAGCGTGGAGAAGTACGCGAGCCTCAACCCCGACCTGCTGGTCACCAACATGTTCGAGCCCGGCGCCCTCTGGTACGTGCCCGACGACAGCAAGGACAAGATCCTCGGCCTGGCCCCCAGCGTCGGCCTCACCTCCGCCCGGGTCTCGATGCTCAAGCCCATCGAGCGCTACGCCGAACTCGCCGCCTCCCTCGGCGCCGACCTCAAGGCGAAGAAGGTCACCGACGCCAAGGCCCGCTTCGAGAAGGCCGCCGAAACCCTGCGCCGGACCGCCAAGTCCCACCGGATCAAGGTCATGGCCGCCTCCGGCAGCGCCGACCTCTTCTACGTCTCCAACCCGGCCGTCAACGCCGACCTGATGTACTTCCGCGAGCTCGGCGTGGACCTCGTCGTCCCCCAGAAGCTCGACAAGGGCGGCTACTTCGAGAGCCTCAGCTGGGAGAACGCCGACAAGTACGAGGCCGACCTGATCCTCCTGGACAGCCGCACCTCGGCCCTCCAGCCCAAGGACCTCTCCGCCAAGCCCACTTGGGCCAAGCTCCCCGCCGTCGAGGCCGGCCAGGTCAGCCCCTGGCTCAGCGAGCCCCGCTTCTCCTACGCGGGCTGCGCGCCGCTCCTGGAGAACCTCGCCGCCGCCATCGAGAAGGCCAAGAAGCTGTGACCGCCCCCGCCGTCCTCCCCTACCGCTTCTTCGACGTCCACGTCGTGCGCACCGAACGCATCGGCACCGCCCTCATCCGCGTGACGCTCGTCGGCGACCGCCTCGGCGAGGTGGTCACCGACGGCCGGGACCAACGCTTCAAGCTCTTCCTCCCCCACCCGGACCAGGACGCACCGGTCCTCCCGGAGCCCCTGGACGAGAACTGGTACGCCCACTGGCGAGCCCAGGACCCGTCCACCCGAGCGGTCATGCGCACCTACACCGTCCGCGCCCTCCGCCGGCTCCCGGACGGCACGACGGAACTGGACGTCGACTTCGTCCAGCACGGCGACGCGGCCCACAGCGGCCCGGCCTCCCTCTGGTCCCGCACGGCCCGCCCGGGCGACCGGGCGGCGATCCTCGCCCCCGTCGTCCACGACAACGGCGGCGCCGACTACCGACCGCCGCCCGGCACCGACTGGACCCTCATCACGGCCGACGAGTCCGCCCTCCCGGCGGTGGCGGGCATCCTCGCCTGGCTGCCCCCGGGCATGCCGGCCCGCGTCTGGATCGAGATCCCGCACCCGGACGACATCCAGCCCCTCCCGACGGCCGCGAACGCCGACATCACCTGGCTGATCCGCGACCAGGACCCCATGCTCACCGACGCCGTCCGGACGGCCGCCTTCCCCGAGGGCACCCCCTACACCTGGCTGGCCGGCGAAGCGGGCACCATCCGCACCCTCCGCCGCCACCTGGTCAACGACCGCGGCCTCGACCGCAAGACGATCACGTTCACGGGCTACTGGCGCAAGGGCAAGACGGAGGAACAACTCCTGGAAGAGCTGAGCTGACCCCACACCCCCTCCAGCCCGGCGCTTGAGGACAGCGCGCGGAGCACTCCCCACCCACCCCCGCCCCCTCCAGCCCGTCCGGCGCTTGAGGACAGCGCGCGCAGCGTGCTGCGGGGGTGCGGGGGCGTAGCCCCGGCAAGAAACGGAGAAAGGGCGGGTCTGGGGCACCCCCTACCAGCCCAAGCGCCCGAGCGCCTCCCCCGCATCCGCACCACATACCCCATCGCCGGCAGCACTCCACGCCACCCCGCACAACGCCCGCAACCCGTCAATCCGCTCCCCGTCCCCCTCGAGGACAAGAAGCCCATCCCGCAGGGAAGCGGTCCACCCGCCGCACCGGAAACCACCGTCTCCCTCGGAGACGGGAGGCTGCGCCTCCAACAACCCCCGCAAATCCTCGGCGACATAAGTCGCCCGATGCTCCGGCCGAGCAGCCAGCACCTCAGCCGCCGTGGTCACCCCGGTAAGCACCAGCAACGAGTCGACACCCCCCGCGAACGCCCCCTCGATATCCGTATCGAGCCGGTCCCCCACGACGAGCGGCCGCTCAGCCCCCGTCCGCAGCACGGTCTCCCGATGCATAGGAGGCAGCGGCTTCCCCGCA
This genomic interval carries:
- a CDS encoding iron chelate uptake ABC transporter family permease subunit produces the protein MDVVSPHVPPGTSPEAVPRRNAVRALGLPVAAGLLLAVAMASVAVGAKQVPLDQVWHGLFHYTGSETDVVVRDLRVPRTLLGILTGAALGLAGAVMQALTRNPLADPGLFGISSGAAAAVVSGISFLGVTSLTGYVWFAFLGAAVVSVVVHVLGGSRSATPVRLALAGTAVTAVLNGYVYAVELTDSAALDRMRFWTVGSLASANATLVGQVAPFITAGVALALALARPLNAMALGDDQARALGTRPAVTRVLGLAAVTLLCGAATAACGPIVFVGLMVPHMVRSFTGPDLRWVLPYAALLAPALLLGTDILGRVVARPSELQVGIVTALVGGPLFIRLIRRRRTAGL
- a CDS encoding FecCD family ABC transporter permease; the encoded protein is MNVVRTPGGLSVRVAPRAVLAVLLLAAAALAASVALIGTGDYPLAPGEVVRTLTGGGTPAQEFIVHDLRLPRVLVALLVGAALALAGAVFQSVSRNPLGSPDVLGIAQGATVGALSVIVLFQGTPTAVSGGALAGGLLAGAAIYLLAWQKGVHGQRFVLIGIAMTAILTSVIGYLLTQADLNDATRATTWMVGSLNGRDWNQVWPLLTVCAVLVPVVLSQGRDLRMLEMGDDTAYALGVRVERTRLVSLTAAVLLTAAATAAAGPIAFVALSAPQVARRLTGSPGPCLTAAACTGATLLVTADWASQHLFGADRLPVGVLTGMLGGCYLLWLLHTERRAGRG
- a CDS encoding ABC transporter ATP-binding protein, whose translation is MSRLQAESVTLAYDRRVIAEDLSVAIPDNSFTVIVGPNACGKSTLLRALSRMLKPTTGSVLLDGQAIGSYPAKKVARTLGLLPQSSVAPDGITVADLVARGRYPHQGLLRQWSPEDELIVQESMEATRVAELADRHVDELSGGQRQRVWIAMALAQRTPLLLLDEPTTYLDIQHQIEVLDLCAELHEEQGRTLVAVLHDLNHAARYATHLIAMRGGKVVAEGAPNDIVTSELVAEVFGLSCQIIDDPQTGTPLVVPAARQARRGRKEAAAPEAVVAAGAGVTGSSAA
- a CDS encoding siderophore-interacting protein translates to MTAPAVLPYRFFDVHVVRTERIGTALIRVTLVGDRLGEVVTDGRDQRFKLFLPHPDQDAPVLPEPLDENWYAHWRAQDPSTRAVMRTYTVRALRRLPDGTTELDVDFVQHGDAAHSGPASLWSRTARPGDRAAILAPVVHDNGGADYRPPPGTDWTLITADESALPAVAGILAWLPPGMPARVWIEIPHPDDIQPLPTAANADITWLIRDQDPMLTDAVRTAAFPEGTPYTWLAGEAGTIRTLRRHLVNDRGLDRKTITFTGYWRKGKTEEQLLEELS
- a CDS encoding ABC transporter substrate-binding protein is translated as MSTTRTTVLSRRGLLAAGGALGLGALLTACGSGGSSGSGSDDGAGKSGPWTFKDDRGTTVKTGSTPKRIVAFTGTAAALHDFGVECVGVFGPTTLKNGKPDPQAGDLDVAKLKVLGNTWGEFSVEKYASLNPDLLVTNMFEPGALWYVPDDSKDKILGLAPSVGLTSARVSMLKPIERYAELAASLGADLKAKKVTDAKARFEKAAETLRRTAKSHRIKVMAASGSADLFYVSNPAVNADLMYFRELGVDLVVPQKLDKGGYFESLSWENADKYEADLILLDSRTSALQPKDLSAKPTWAKLPAVEAGQVSPWLSEPRFSYAGCAPLLENLAAAIEKAKKL